The DNA region AGCCCCTGCGTCTGGGGGCGTGGCGCTGGCCCGCGTTCGCGGTGGCTGCGACCTTCGGTATGGTCATTGCCGTCCTCCCCATTGCGGCGCTTCTGTTGACGTCGTTCCTCCGCTACTACGGCGCGCCGCTGGAATTGGCCAGCCTGACCACGCGCCACTACAGGTACATCCTGGGGTTGGAGCAGGTACGGCGCGCGGCGATCAACAGCGTATTCCTCGCCTCCGCCGCGGCCACCCTGTGCATGGGTCTGGGAACCGCCATCTCCTACGCGCACACCAGGGCGAGGATCTCCGGCAGTGGAGTACTGGACGCTATCGGTACCCTTCCGTATGCTATTCCCCATACCGTGATCGCCATTGCCGTCCTGCTGGCCTGGGCGCGGGCAGGCTTGTACGGCACGCTGACCATCATCCTGCTGGCGTACCTGCTGGCCTACCTGCCGTTCAGCCTGCGAACGACCAGCGCCACCTTGCAGCAGATTCATGGTTCGCTGGAGGAGGCCGGTCGGGTATCGGGCGCCGGTCCGCTGCGGACGTTTCGAGACATCGTATTGCCCTTGGCCAAACCCGGCATGCTGGCAGGTTGGATCCTGGTGTTCATGCCGGCCAGCCGCGAGCTGACCATGTCCATCCTCCTGTTCAGCCTGCGCACGGAGACCATCGGTGTCACCATCTTCAACATGCAGGACGCTGGCTATACGCAGATTGCGGCGGCCCTTTCGGTGGTCGTGCTGGTGGCGATCCTGGCGGGGAACCTGCTCGTCCGCAGGGTGAGCAGGGGGCAGCTTGGATTCTGATGGCAGCATAAGGTATCGCCGGGGAAGGGACGGCGACCGCGGGTCTGTGGGTGATCTCGATGGACAAGATCGTTGTCCGGGGGCTGTGGAAGGAGTTTGATGGGACAACGGCTGTAGCCGACGTCAGCTTCACTGTGGGCGAGCTTGAGTTCTTCACCCTGCTGGGGCCCAGCGGTTGTGGCAAGTCCACCACCCTGCGCTGCATCGCCGGACTGGAGGAGCCGACGCGCGGAGAGATCAGCATCGGCGGGCGGCTGGTCTCGGCGCCGGCCAGCGGGATCTTCTGGCCTCCGGAGCGGCGGTCGGTGGGCATGGTATTCCAGAATTACGCGGTGTGGCCCCATATGACGGTGTTCGACAACGTGGCCTACCCATTGCGTCTGCAGAAGCTGGATCGCCGGACGATCGAGGCCCGCGTGCGAGAGGTGCTGGACCTGGTGGCGCTGCGCGGTCTGGAGCGCAGGTTTCCGGCACAGCTCTCCGGTGGACAGCAGCAGCGCGTGGCCCTGGCCCGCGCCCTGGTGCGCCGGCCTGAGGTGATGCTCCTGGACGAGCCATTGTCCAACCTGGACGCCAAGCTTCGGGAGCAGATGCGCTTCGAATTGAAGGAGCTGCA from Armatimonadota bacterium includes:
- a CDS encoding ABC transporter ATP-binding protein, yielding MDKIVVRGLWKEFDGTTAVADVSFTVGELEFFTLLGPSGCGKSTTLRCIAGLEEPTRGEISIGGRLVSAPASGIFWPPERRSVGMVFQNYAVWPHMTVFDNVAYPLRLQKLDRRTIEARVREVLDLVALRGLERRFPAQLSGGQQQRVALARALVRRPEVMLLDEPLSNLDAKLREQMRFELKELQRRMGVPILYVTHDQAEAMALSDRVAVMSRGQIVQVGAPLEIYRHPNDRFVADFMGLMNFLPGRVLARQGEQVVVEVLGQRIPIVDRSALVGPVMVAVRPEDLVMGQEGHMAGTVEVRNFMGSFIDYKVRVADRTLRVQTPNAQVYGEGERVALRVERALLFAAEAPA